The sequence GGGCAGAAACCTTTTACATGTAGCGTGTGTGGGAAAGGCTTTAGTCAAAGTGCGAACCTTGTAGTGCATCAGCGAATCCACACTGGGGAGAAACCCTTCGAATGTCATGAGTGCGGGAAGGCCTTCATTCAGAGTGCAAACCTTGTTGTGCATCAGCGAATCCACACCGGACAGAAACCCTATGTTTGTTCAaagtgtgggaaagccttcactCAGAGTTCAAATCTGACTGTACATCAAAAAATCCACTCCTTAGAAAAGACCTTCAAGTGCAGTGAATGCGAGAAAGCCTTCAGTTACAGCTCCCAGCTTGCTCGGCACCAGAAGGTCCACATCACAGAGAAATGCTATGAATGTAATGAGTGTGGGAAAACGTTCACTCGGAGCTCAAACCTCATCGTCCACCAGAGGATCCACACGGGGGAAAAGCCCTTTGCTTGTAATGATTGTGGCAAAGCCTTCACTCAGAGTGCAAATCTGATCGTGCACCAGCGAAGTCATACTGGTGAGAAGCCATACGAGTGCAAAGAGTGCGGGAAGGCCTTCAGCTGTTTTTCACACCTTATTGTACACCAGAGAATTCACACAGCAGAGAAGCCTTATGACTGCAGCGAGTGCGGGAAGGCCTTCAGTCAGCTCTCCTGCCTGATCGTGCACCAGAGGATTCACAGCGGGGATCTTCCGTATGTGTGTAACgagtgtgggaaggccttcacGTGCAGCTCATACCTGCTTATTCACCAGAGGATCCATAACGGGGAGAAGCCATACACGTGCAACGAGTGCGGCAAGGCCTTCCGGCAAAGGTCAAGCCTCACGGTGCACCAGAGAACCCACACGGGGGAGAAGCCCTATGAATGTGCCAAGTGCGGCGCGGCCTTCATCTCGAACTCGCACCTAATGCGGCATCACAGAACCCATCTGGTGGAGAGCACCTAGAGGCCGAGTAAGACCCCCGGGTGCTCTGCTGTTTTCCCCtcctttgtgggaaaaaaaaaaaatgaggcctgCTCTGCCCACTAAAGTAACAGTTTTTAAGAGTGCAGCACAAAACACATGATAAGCATTTCACAggcaaatttaaagaaaatggaaacgaAGGCCTCCAGGCAAGGATGTTGTTTTTAATGGTGCCCCCAGCAGTCATGTTGTCTGAAGTGCAGTGGCTTTCTTAGAAGTAGGTCATGCAGAGCTCAGTGATAAAGATCTCTTTGGGGGAAAGGTATTTTTCACTAATGTTGTTTAAAGCTCTGGTACGATTTCTTGAGCAATGGCAGATTACTGGTGTAGGCCTGTCTGCTGGATTCCAGAGTTTTGAACCTTGTATTCTAGTATTTGGGGTTAAGCAATGGCTAGTTAAGGAAATCACCTGGGGTAGCAACTCACCAACAACTCacctatgaatatttttaagctttctatttcttgggtaatttttttttcaagtaattaaaacaaaaacaaaaacaaaaaaaactaccttTCTAACCATCTACTGCTCCTAAAATGGATGGAAATAGGACATGGTTGTTTCCCTTATCATCTGAACCTTGTGAACCTTATATGGTAAAGCTCTGGGGACCTCAGAGGATTCTCTTCTCACCGTTTCCCAGCCTGCATGACCAAGCACTTGAGGATTGATAGAGACAGCACATCGGAGTTACAGATGCTGCTGGGCTGTGTTTCTTTGCTAAAATCAACAACCCTTCCAGTACCTGAAGCCCAGTTGGCACTACATTCCATTTGAGTGAGGTGCTGCTAACAGCCCTCTTCCCTGATGGAGGAGTCAGAGAATGAAGCTTCCCCAAGGGCATGCCCACATTGTCTCTGCTCTCATCCTGCTCATGCTCAGCCAGGGTGCTCAGTTTGGTTGTCATTGTTACAATTTTGGATAGACTTTAGACGAAATCATGGAGCCCTTCTAATTCTGAGAGGACCAAAGAGGGAAGTGAGCGGGAGGAGGCAGAGTGGCACTCCTTAGgtcttaatttgtttttctagaCGTTCAGAGGTATTGGACTATGACAGCTTTTAGAAGGATGAATCAACTGACTAAGGTAAGATAcctttgttaccactgggccttTACTCCTggaaaaacagttttgaaaactATGCAATAGGTAGAGTTATGTAATAATATTGCCTTGTATTTATATTGAACTTGATTTCTTTGTCTGTGTACCTTCATGTGTAGAGTCCTGATACCTCGTGCTTTCACATAGACCATACCTTAACCCTTGTAACATTGAAAAAGGTATTTGCCTCCTTTACCCAAGAGAGGTCATTTAACTCAAGAGCAAGTAACAAGTGGCAGAACCTGTGTTAGGACCCAGGTACTAAATCTAGGTTCCCTTTGCTCTGCCATATTCCTGCTAGATCTCACCACCTGAAACACTACCTGGCTCTGTGGAAGAGCCTGAGAAAGAGGTATATACTCTCATTTTTAGGTGAGGAAGTTGAGGTGACAGATTTTATGGGTGTGCCTTAGGCAGTGTGATGAGCAAGCAGCAAATCTAAGACTGGGGTTTGAATCTCCTGATTTCTCCCTCTGTCTATACTCCCACTCTCATCGTTCAAGAGGATTTATCATAAATGCTGTACCTGGTGATAGCAGCTAGAAGCAACTTTCGTGCATAAGCCCATGCATTTATTGTCTTATTTCCATAAGACTAAATATTAGTTAGTGAGTGTTTTGTAGTTTACAGAGCACTTTGACCTACAGAAGGCATTCACACGAAATTTAttaacttcttaatttttttcccctttaatcacgatcttttttctttttcttgctgctCCTCAGCAcgtggagttcctaggccagtgatcagatctcAGCCACAATCTCgacctaagttgcagctgtggcaactctatatccttaacccactgtgccaggccgaggatcaaacctgcgtcccagcactcccaaaatTCCACCAGTCCTgttacaccacaacaggaactcctaacctcaGCCTTTAATCAGAGCATGTGTGACTTCTTTTCCCAGTTTCACTCTAAATCATATagacacaaatacaaaaaagTCGCTAGGTTTCAAAAGTAagaatggaagttcctgttgtggctcagtaggttaagaatccagtgagtatccatgaggattcaggttcaatcctctggcctcactcaatgggttaaaatcctgcattgccatggctttggtgtaggcctacagctgcagctccgattctaccctgccatggctttggtgtaggcctacagctgcagctccaattctacccagagcctgtgaacttctgtatgccacaggtgcagccataaaaggaaaaacagaagaataaaaagtgCTACTGCCCTCAAGACCCTAATAGCAACTCTTGCTCTCTCCCTTTCTCGGAGATCCAAAGATAGCACTATGTGTCTCTCCTGAGATTAGgaaaagttagattttttttttctccctgcatGCTTAGGAATCTTAGGGGAGGGAGAGCAAGTTTGAAGATTTAGGGTAAATCTCTGACCTTTACCCACCAAGAGGCCAAAAGTGCTTTCCTGAAGGGTaccaacttggagttcccatcgtgacacagcagaaacgaatccgactaggacctgtgaggttgcaggttcaatccctgacctcactcagtgggttaagggtccggtgttgccgtgagctttggtgtgggttgcagacacggctcagatcttgcattgctgtagctgtggtgtaggcaggtggctacagttctgattagacccctagcctgggaacctccatattgccaagggtacagccttaaaaagacaaaaataaataaataaaaacttaaaaggtATCAACTTGGGTTTGTGGCCATTAAGATTAAACTGTTTGAGCTTCACATTGTGTATTCCTCTTCATAACTGAATACTCAGTCATGGATGATTGCGATCTCCTCGTTCGAGATTTCTATTCATTGGGAGGTCAGAAGAGCTACCCAGGTGATGGCAATATAAAACTAGGTTTGGGGATCACTGACCCAAACTTGCAGCAAAGCAGTGGTTTTTAACCTTGACTCCGTGTTGGAATCATCTAGGGCACTTGACAATTTTTATGTTCCCAGgcctcagtattttttaaaactctggagGGAACTCCAGTGTGCATTCAGTGGCATCCAGAACCCCTACAGTCAAGTAAAAGCTGCAGGCCACCGCTGTCTGTGATCCAAGTTAGTCAGTGAGTGTTTTGTAGTTTACAGAGCACTTTGGGTCTTTCCACTCTGAGAAAGGGAGAGAGCTCTGGTGTGAAGATCTGGATGTGTTCTGTTTCGGCAAAACAGAACACTAACTACATTGGCTTCAATGCCTCTGACAACCCTTGGCTGCTGGATCTCTGTGACCTAacttattatatttgtttttttgttttgttttgtttttttttgtcttttgctagggctgcacccacggtatatggaggttcccaggctaggggtctaatcaaagctgtagccgccggcctacaccagagccacagcaacgtgggatccgagccgcgtctgtgacctacacca is a genomic window of Sus scrofa isolate TJ Tabasco breed Duroc chromosome 13, Sscrofa11.1, whole genome shotgun sequence containing:
- the ZNF35 gene encoding zinc finger protein 35 isoform X1; this translates as MTAELREAMALAPWGPVTVKKEEEEEEIFMGQASSQQVHSENIKVWASRENPQTGLDVSEQEEKGQNMFWDMALVLNPAMQEASAASTQGNSSLPGTLAKSELRETHGNVTYLDAETKNPQLLVPKIEICDEAEKSFIIPERMEKADSQGPELGEAGEKGNMLKRQRIKREKKGPRQVTVKDCQIPDNFKEEEDQKCHTSEERYSLGSGSVKNQKSQPGQKPFTCSVCGKGFSQSANLVVHQRIHTGEKPFECHECGKAFIQSANLVVHQRIHTGQKPYVCSKCGKAFTQSSNLTVHQKIHSLEKTFKCSECEKAFSYSSQLARHQKVHITEKCYECNECGKTFTRSSNLIVHQRIHTGEKPFACNDCGKAFTQSANLIVHQRSHTGEKPYECKECGKAFSCFSHLIVHQRIHTAEKPYDCSECGKAFSQLSCLIVHQRIHSGDLPYVCNECGKAFTCSSYLLIHQRIHNGEKPYTCNECGKAFRQRSSLTVHQRTHTGEKPYECAKCGAAFISNSHLMRHHRTHLVEST
- the ZNF35 gene encoding zinc finger protein 35 isoform X2; the encoded protein is MGQNMFWDMALVLNPAMQEASAASTQGNSSLPGTLAKSELRETHGNVTYLDAETKNPQLLVPKIEICDEAEKSFIIPERMEKADSQGPELGEAGEKGNMLKRQRIKREKKGPRQVTVKDCQIPDNFKEEEDQKCHTSEERYSLGSGSVKNQKSQPGQKPFTCSVCGKGFSQSANLVVHQRIHTGEKPFECHECGKAFIQSANLVVHQRIHTGQKPYVCSKCGKAFTQSSNLTVHQKIHSLEKTFKCSECEKAFSYSSQLARHQKVHITEKCYECNECGKTFTRSSNLIVHQRIHTGEKPFACNDCGKAFTQSANLIVHQRSHTGEKPYECKECGKAFSCFSHLIVHQRIHTAEKPYDCSECGKAFSQLSCLIVHQRIHSGDLPYVCNECGKAFTCSSYLLIHQRIHNGEKPYTCNECGKAFRQRSSLTVHQRTHTGEKPYECAKCGAAFISNSHLMRHHRTHLVEST